A region from the Polaribacter sp. Hel1_33_78 genome encodes:
- the tgt gene encoding tRNA guanosine(34) transglycosylase Tgt translates to MNFDLKITDPKSKARAGVITTDHGVIETPIFMPVGTVGTVKGVHQTELKTEVKPDIILANTYHLYLRPKTNILEQAGGIHKFMNWDRNILTDSGGYQVYSLSGRRKIEEEGVKFKSHIDGSMHFFTPENVMEVQRTIGADIIMAFDECTPYPCDYNYAKRSMHMTHRWLDRCINHLENLPYKYGYEQTFFPIVQGSTYKDLRRQSAEYIANAGAQGNAIGGLSVGEPAEEMYAMTEVVAEILPEDKPRYLMGVGTPINILENIALGIDMFDCVMPTRNARNGMLFTAHGTINIKNKKWENDFSPIDEMDITYVDTLYSKAYLRHLFAAKEMLGKQIASIHNLGFYVWLTREARKHILAGDFRVWKDKMVKQMDKRL, encoded by the coding sequence ATGAATTTTGACTTAAAAATAACGGACCCAAAGAGTAAGGCGAGAGCAGGAGTTATAACGACTGATCATGGAGTGATTGAAACCCCAATTTTTATGCCCGTAGGAACTGTTGGCACTGTAAAAGGTGTCCATCAGACAGAACTAAAAACGGAGGTAAAACCCGATATAATTTTAGCCAACACCTATCATTTATATTTACGACCAAAAACTAATATTTTAGAGCAGGCAGGTGGTATACATAAGTTTATGAATTGGGATAGAAATATCTTAACAGACTCTGGAGGCTATCAAGTATATTCGCTTTCAGGAAGGAGAAAAATAGAAGAAGAAGGTGTTAAATTTAAAAGCCATATTGATGGGTCTATGCATTTTTTCACTCCGGAAAATGTGATGGAGGTTCAACGAACTATTGGAGCCGATATTATTATGGCTTTCGATGAATGTACACCTTATCCATGCGACTATAATTATGCGAAACGTTCTATGCATATGACGCATAGATGGTTGGACAGATGTATAAATCATCTTGAAAACTTACCTTATAAATATGGTTATGAACAAACTTTTTTTCCTATTGTTCAGGGAAGTACGTATAAAGATTTAAGAAGGCAATCTGCTGAATATATTGCGAATGCAGGCGCTCAAGGAAATGCAATTGGTGGATTATCGGTTGGAGAACCTGCTGAAGAAATGTATGCAATGACCGAGGTTGTTGCTGAAATACTCCCAGAAGATAAACCAAGATATTTAATGGGTGTAGGTACTCCAATAAATATATTAGAGAATATCGCTTTAGGTATTGATATGTTCGATTGTGTAATGCCAACTAGGAATGCCAGAAATGGAATGTTATTTACTGCTCATGGAACTATTAATATTAAAAACAAAAAATGGGAAAATGATTTTTCTCCCATTGATGAAATGGATATTACTTATGTAGATACGTTATATTCTAAAGCCTATTTACGTCATTTATTTGCTGCTAAAGAAATGTTAGGAAAACAGATTGCTTCTATTCACAATCTAGGATTTTATGTATGGTTAACTCGTGAGGCTAGAAAACATATTTTAGCGGGCGATTTTAGAGTATGGAAAGATAAAATGGTAAAACAAATGGATAAACGTTTGTAA
- a CDS encoding LptF/LptG family permease, whose translation MKIIDWYILKRFLVTFLFTLLILIPIAVAIDISEKIDNFLEHADLGFYQVVDEYYKNFIIYYANTFMPLALFIAVILFTSKLSNNTEIIAITNAKVSFTRFLYPYFLGATLITMVSLLMNHFVVPSSSKTRKKFEKEYINSRKQKNELKYINDFSLQLTDSTYIFIRSFNTQSNSGYDFTSEVYNGLKLKSKLVGDNIKFNTKDSVFTLQNWRKRQIYKDRDSIFSGNKLDTVFSFTPKDLIYKSALSQEMPSDELMKFIRISKKRGVKNLNAYLVEFHKRTSLPIASYILTIIAVALAFRKKRGGTGINLAIGVAIMFIYVFLMKISEVLGAVADVNSLLYVWMPNFFFGSLAIYLYYYAKK comes from the coding sequence TTGAAAATTATAGATTGGTACATATTAAAACGATTTTTAGTAACCTTTTTGTTTACTTTACTAATTTTGATTCCTATTGCTGTTGCTATAGATATCTCTGAAAAAATTGATAATTTTTTAGAACATGCAGATTTAGGATTTTATCAAGTTGTAGATGAGTATTATAAAAATTTTATCATTTATTATGCAAATACATTTATGCCCTTGGCATTGTTTATTGCTGTAATTTTATTCACTTCAAAACTTTCTAATAATACAGAGATTATTGCAATTACGAATGCTAAAGTTTCGTTTACAAGATTTCTATATCCGTATTTTTTAGGGGCCACTTTAATTACAATGGTTTCACTTTTAATGAATCATTTTGTTGTACCTAGTAGCAGTAAAACTAGAAAAAAGTTTGAGAAAGAATATATAAATAGTAGAAAGCAAAAAAATGAGTTAAAATATATAAATGATTTCAGTCTGCAATTAACAGATAGTACTTACATATTTATAAGAAGTTTTAATACACAATCAAATTCTGGTTATGATTTTACTTCGGAAGTGTATAATGGTTTAAAATTAAAATCAAAATTAGTAGGAGATAATATAAAATTCAATACAAAAGACTCTGTTTTTACACTTCAAAATTGGAGAAAACGTCAAATATATAAGGATAGAGACAGCATTTTTTCTGGAAATAAACTAGATACTGTTTTTAGTTTTACGCCTAAGGATTTAATTTACAAATCTGCGCTATCCCAAGAAATGCCTTCTGATGAATTGATGAAATTTATTCGTATTTCAAAGAAAAGAGGTGTTAAAAATTTGAATGCGTATTTGGTTGAATTTCATAAAAGAACAAGTCTCCCAATCGCTAGTTACATACTTACAATTATTGCTGTAGCGCTAGCATTTAGGAAAAAAAGAGGTGGAACAGGAATCAATTTGGCAATAGGAGTGGCTATTATGTTTATCTACGTTTTTCTAATGAAAATTTCAGAAGTCTTAGGAGCTGTAGCAGATGTAAATTCGTTATTATATGTCTGGATGCCAAATTTCTTTTTTGGTAGTTTAGCTATATATCTGTATTACTATGCTAAAAAATAG
- a CDS encoding DMT family transporter, with translation MLKNRFKNYLLLHLIVFIWGFTAILGALITIDAIPLVFFRMGLAVIFITIYFLFKRKSFYVDKKGLLKFLITGIIIALHWIFFFKAIKVSNVSVALVTMSTGAFFTSLIEPIFFKRKLKLLEIILGLLVIVGLYIIFNFESQYKLGIGYALLSSFLGSLFAVLNGLFIKKYSASSISLYQLLFGTLFVTFYLFLNNSFSISFFSLQKSDWIYLLILSSICTAYAFIASVKVMKYLSPYTVMLTINLEPVYAIILALFVFGDKEKMKLEFYLGACIVLGVVLINGIIKNKSLIKQKILQKVKK, from the coding sequence ATGCTAAAAAATAGGTTCAAAAATTATTTATTACTTCATCTCATTGTTTTTATCTGGGGATTTACAGCAATATTAGGTGCATTAATTACTATTGATGCGATTCCCTTAGTTTTCTTTAGAATGGGTTTAGCAGTTATTTTTATTACAATTTATTTTCTTTTCAAAAGAAAAAGTTTTTATGTGGATAAAAAAGGATTGCTCAAGTTTTTAATAACAGGAATTATTATTGCACTTCATTGGATTTTCTTTTTCAAAGCCATAAAAGTTTCAAATGTTTCTGTCGCTTTAGTAACCATGAGTACAGGTGCATTTTTCACCTCTTTAATAGAACCTATTTTTTTTAAAAGGAAGTTGAAATTACTAGAAATCATTCTTGGATTATTAGTGATAGTAGGTTTATATATTATTTTTAATTTCGAAAGTCAATATAAATTAGGAATTGGGTACGCTTTACTCTCTTCTTTTTTAGGGTCCTTATTCGCTGTTTTAAATGGTCTTTTTATTAAAAAGTATAGTGCAAGTTCTATATCATTATATCAACTATTATTTGGAACTCTTTTTGTTACATTCTATTTATTTTTAAATAATAGTTTTTCAATCTCTTTTTTTAGTTTACAAAAATCAGATTGGATTTATTTGCTGATATTGAGCAGTATTTGCACTGCTTATGCATTTATTGCATCCGTAAAAGTGATGAAATATTTATCTCCATATACGGTTATGCTGACCATAAATTTAGAGCCAGTTTATGCTATTATTTTAGCGCTGTTTGTTTTTGGAGACAAAGAAAAAATGAAACTAGAATTTTATTTAGGTGCCTGTATTGTTTTAGGAGTTGTTCTAATTAATGGAATTATTAAGAATAAATCATTAATAAAACAGAAGATTTTACAAAAGGTAAAAAAATAA
- a CDS encoding acetyl-CoA carboxylase carboxyltransferase subunit alpha, whose translation MEYLDFEMPIKELEDQLQKCQIIGKESDVDVTATCKKIEKKLAEARKSIYKNITPWQRVQLSRHPNRPYTLDYIKAICGDTFMELHGDRNVKDDKAMIGGLGKIGDQSFMFIGQQKGYNTKTRQYRNFGMANPEGYRKALRLMKMAEKFRIPVVTLLDTPGAYPGLEAEERGQGEAIARNILEMTRLKTPIITVVIGEGASGGALGIGVGDRVYMMENTWYTVISPESCSSILWRSWEYKEQAAAALKLTGTDMKRLKLIDAIIKEPIGGAHTNREGAFKAVEAQILNAFNELKDLSDTDLIIKRMEKYSEMGVYKE comes from the coding sequence ATGGAATATTTAGATTTTGAAATGCCGATAAAAGAGCTGGAAGATCAGCTACAAAAGTGTCAAATTATTGGTAAAGAAAGTGATGTAGATGTTACAGCAACTTGTAAAAAAATAGAAAAAAAATTAGCAGAAGCGAGAAAGAGTATATATAAAAATATAACTCCTTGGCAAAGAGTTCAATTATCCAGACACCCAAATAGACCTTATACTTTAGATTATATCAAAGCAATTTGTGGAGATACTTTTATGGAACTTCATGGAGACAGAAATGTTAAAGATGATAAAGCTATGATTGGTGGTTTAGGGAAAATTGGAGACCAATCTTTTATGTTTATTGGTCAACAAAAAGGATACAATACAAAAACGCGTCAGTACAGAAACTTTGGAATGGCGAATCCAGAAGGGTACAGAAAAGCGTTACGTTTAATGAAGATGGCAGAAAAATTTAGAATTCCTGTAGTCACGTTATTGGATACACCTGGAGCATATCCTGGTTTAGAAGCAGAAGAACGTGGACAGGGAGAGGCTATTGCCAGAAATATTTTAGAAATGACTCGTTTAAAAACACCAATTATTACCGTGGTTATTGGTGAAGGAGCCTCTGGAGGAGCATTAGGTATAGGGGTAGGAGACCGAGTTTATATGATGGAAAATACTTGGTATACCGTTATTTCTCCTGAATCTTGTTCTTCAATTTTATGGAGGAGTTGGGAATATAAGGAGCAAGCTGCAGCAGCATTAAAATTAACAGGAACTGATATGAAAAGGTTAAAATTAATTGACGCTATTATTAAGGAACCAATTGGTGGTGCGCATACCAATAGAGAAGGAGCTTTTAAAGCTGTTGAAGCACAAATTTTAAATGCTTTTAATGAGTTAAAAGATTTATCTGATACAGATTTAATAATTAAAAGAATGGAGAAATATTCAGAGATGGGTGTTTATAAAGAATAA
- a CDS encoding TlpA disulfide reductase family protein, producing the protein MKNIYILLFGLLIMSSCIPEQPQNHLTLSGKLENTQDSFLTISNRQGIIKEININSGGVFKDTLKVEEGAIYTMEASNNRAPIYLKNGYNISLVGDAQNFMKSLKFSGKGSDNSNFIIAQVEKNKSVQNPQINLNLEEDDFKKKINQIKFEYDSILNSYNHLDSTLYNSFLDQNNQLVINFSNAYNQNRVTGKGRTSPKFENYVDFKGGKKSLDSFKGKYVYIDVWATWCRPCIQQIPYLQTLEKEYHNKNIEFVSISTDESRRSGGSWEAAEKKWRAFVKKKNMTGVQLWSGQDFSFQQAYQINSIPRFILIDPAGEIIDSNVSRPSDPRLKSLLNSLDI; encoded by the coding sequence ATGAAAAACATTTATATACTTCTCTTTGGTTTATTAATTATGAGTTCTTGTATTCCAGAACAGCCTCAAAATCATCTTACTTTATCCGGTAAACTTGAAAATACTCAAGATTCATTCTTAACAATTTCAAACAGGCAAGGAATTATAAAAGAAATAAATATAAACTCAGGAGGTGTTTTTAAAGACACATTAAAAGTTGAGGAAGGTGCAATTTATACAATGGAAGCTAGTAATAACAGAGCTCCAATTTATTTAAAAAATGGATACAATATTTCCCTTGTTGGAGATGCTCAAAATTTCATGAAAAGTTTAAAATTTTCTGGCAAAGGTTCTGATAACAGTAATTTTATTATTGCTCAAGTAGAAAAAAATAAAAGTGTCCAAAATCCTCAAATAAATTTAAATTTAGAAGAGGATGATTTCAAGAAAAAAATTAATCAAATAAAGTTTGAGTATGATAGTATTTTAAATTCTTACAATCATCTAGATAGTACCCTTTACAATTCTTTTCTTGACCAAAACAATCAATTAGTTATTAATTTTAGCAATGCATATAACCAAAACAGAGTCACTGGAAAAGGAAGAACTTCTCCTAAATTTGAAAATTATGTAGATTTTAAAGGAGGTAAAAAGTCATTAGACTCCTTTAAAGGAAAATATGTTTATATTGATGTTTGGGCTACTTGGTGCCGTCCTTGTATACAACAAATACCCTATTTACAAACTTTAGAGAAAGAATATCATAATAAAAATATTGAGTTTGTTAGTATTTCTACAGATGAATCTCGAAGAAGTGGAGGTTCTTGGGAAGCCGCAGAAAAAAAATGGAGGGCTTTTGTAAAGAAAAAAAATATGACTGGAGTTCAACTTTGGTCTGGACAAGATTTTTCTTTTCAACAAGCGTATCAAATAAATTCAATACCTAGATTTATTTTAATTGATCCAGCAGGTGAAATTATAGATTCAAACGTGTCTAGGCCCTCTGACCCTAGATTAAAATCTTTACTAAATTCGTTGGATATTTAA
- the hutH gene encoding histidine ammonia-lyase, which translates to MISIHYINSTPLDLSKIQEIISLDVKLALSETAIQKIKKCRSFLDVKTKSISKPIYGINTGFGALYNVKIKDNNLQKLQENLVMSHACGTGDEVPKEIVKLMILFKVQALSYGHSGVQLATVNRLIDFYNNDIIPVIYTQGSLGASGDLSPLAHLSLPLIGLGKVDYKGEIISSEELLKVFSWDKISLQSKEGLALLNGTQFMSAYGIHCLLKAHKLSYLADLIGTISLEGFDGRIEPFNELIHFARPHNGQIKTAQRIKDFLEESELIVQEKQHVQDPYSFRCMPQVHGATKDTIRFVTKTFLTEINSVTDNPNIFVDEDEIISGGNFHGQPLALGLDFLAIALAELGNISERRTYQLVSGHRHLPPFLISNPGLNSGFMIPQYTAASIVSQNKQYATPASVDSIESSNGQEDHVSMGANAATKCKKIVDNLQSIFAIELFTASQALSFGNGKSSPFLESIMSLFRQEVTIVEEDRVLHDDIVNASEFINSLEIDSLELFG; encoded by the coding sequence ATGATTTCCATTCATTATATAAACTCAACACCTTTGGATTTATCTAAAATTCAAGAAATAATTTCTTTGGATGTAAAGTTAGCATTATCAGAAACTGCTATTCAAAAAATTAAAAAATGTAGGTCTTTTTTGGATGTAAAAACGAAATCGATTTCGAAACCAATTTATGGTATTAATACAGGTTTTGGAGCTTTGTATAATGTAAAGATAAAAGACAATAATTTACAGAAATTACAAGAAAATTTGGTAATGAGTCATGCTTGTGGAACAGGAGATGAAGTGCCAAAAGAAATTGTAAAATTGATGATTTTATTTAAAGTGCAAGCTCTCAGTTATGGACATTCAGGAGTGCAATTGGCTACTGTAAATAGATTAATAGATTTCTATAACAATGATATTATTCCTGTCATTTACACGCAAGGTTCTCTTGGAGCCTCAGGAGATTTATCACCTTTAGCACATTTGTCTTTGCCTTTAATTGGATTAGGAAAGGTAGATTATAAGGGTGAGATAATTTCATCGGAAGAATTATTAAAAGTATTTTCTTGGGATAAAATAAGTTTACAATCAAAGGAGGGTTTGGCGCTATTAAACGGAACACAATTTATGTCGGCTTACGGAATTCATTGTTTGTTAAAAGCACATAAATTATCTTATTTAGCAGATTTAATTGGTACTATTTCTTTAGAGGGTTTTGACGGACGCATAGAACCTTTTAACGAGTTAATTCATTTTGCAAGACCACATAATGGACAGATAAAAACAGCGCAAAGAATTAAAGATTTTTTGGAAGAAAGTGAATTGATTGTGCAAGAAAAACAGCATGTACAAGATCCTTATTCTTTTCGATGTATGCCGCAAGTTCATGGGGCAACAAAAGATACGATTAGGTTTGTAACCAAAACCTTTTTGACAGAAATTAATTCTGTAACAGACAACCCTAATATTTTTGTAGATGAAGATGAAATTATTTCAGGAGGAAATTTTCATGGACAACCTTTAGCGTTAGGATTAGATTTTTTAGCGATTGCGCTAGCAGAGTTAGGAAACATATCTGAAAGAAGAACCTATCAATTAGTTTCTGGGCACAGGCATCTGCCTCCTTTTTTGATTTCAAATCCTGGATTAAATTCAGGGTTTATGATTCCGCAATATACCGCAGCAAGTATTGTTAGTCAGAATAAACAATATGCAACTCCAGCAAGTGTAGATTCTATTGAGTCTAGTAATGGACAAGAAGATCATGTTTCGATGGGGGCAAATGCCGCGACAAAATGTAAAAAGATAGTGGATAATTTACAGTCTATTTTTGCTATTGAATTGTTTACAGCTTCACAGGCATTAAGTTTTGGAAATGGAAAAAGTTCTCCTTTTTTAGAAAGCATAATGAGTCTCTTTAGACAAGAAGTTACGATTGTAGAAGAAGACCGGGTTTTACATGATGATATTGTAAATGCTTCCGAGTTTATTAATTCTTTAGAAATTGACAGTCTAGAATTGTTTGGGTAG
- a CDS encoding ATP-dependent Clp protease ATP-binding subunit: protein MDDNFSPKVRDVITFSKEEALRLGHEFIGTEHLVLGLIRKGEGKAIEILTTFDVDLVLLRKKLEQLNPSNPTFSDNKDKPSLRLTRQAEKALKTTFLEAKLYQSESIDTAHLLLCILRNENDPTTKLIQKYHVNYDDVKTLYKQLHVDDLDVDLPSNPIAETPSDDEYASEKPNPFDQSQKSKTAKKSKTPVLDNFGRDLTDLAEKGKLDPVVGRQKEIERVSQILSRRKKNNPMLIGEPGVGKSAIAEGLALRIIERKVSRILFDKRIVSLDLASLVAGTKYRGQFEERMKALMNELEKNEDIILFIDEIHTIVGAGGATGSLDASNMLKPALARGEIQCIGATTLDEFRTNIEKDGALERRFQKVIVDPTSVKETIQILQNIKSKYEEHHHVNYTDDAIEACVQLTNRYMTDRYLPDKAIDALDEAGSRIHITNIIVPQQVLELESQLEFIRNHKTKAVNSQKYEEAAKLRDDEKNMEAALNSAQKQWEDDSKLNREIVTEDNVAEVVSMMTGIPVNRVAEAETHRLHELPELIKGKIIGQNEAVTKVVKAIQRNRVGLKDPNKPIGSFIFLGQTGVGKTQLAKVLARELFDSDDSLIRIDMSEYMEKFAISRLIGAPPGYVGYEEGGQLTEKVRRKPYSVILLDEIEKAHPDVFNMLLQILDDGYITDSLGRKIDFRNTIIIMTSNIGARQLKDFGGGVGFGTSSKKEQADAHAKSVIEGALKKSFAPEFLNRIDDVIVFNALERGDIHSIIDIELDKLLHRISDLGYTLKLSEKAKDYIADKGFDKKYGARPLKRAIQKYIEDALAEEIVNSKLSEGDTITMDFDDDKNKLTIKIKKGKKKPETRTETES, encoded by the coding sequence ATGGACGATAATTTTTCACCAAAAGTCAGAGATGTAATTACTTTCAGTAAAGAAGAAGCTTTAAGATTAGGGCATGAGTTTATTGGAACAGAGCATCTTGTATTAGGTTTAATTAGAAAAGGAGAAGGAAAAGCAATAGAAATCTTAACAACATTTGATGTTGATTTAGTTTTATTGCGTAAAAAACTTGAACAATTAAACCCATCAAACCCAACATTTTCTGACAATAAAGACAAGCCTAGTTTACGTTTAACGAGACAAGCCGAAAAGGCGCTTAAAACTACTTTTTTAGAAGCTAAGTTGTATCAAAGTGAATCTATAGACACTGCACATTTGTTATTATGTATCTTAAGAAATGAAAATGACCCAACGACAAAGTTGATTCAAAAATATCATGTGAACTATGATGATGTTAAAACACTATACAAACAATTGCATGTAGATGATCTTGATGTTGATTTACCTTCAAATCCAATTGCAGAAACACCTTCTGATGACGAGTACGCCTCAGAGAAACCAAATCCTTTTGATCAATCTCAAAAAAGTAAAACCGCTAAAAAATCGAAAACACCTGTATTAGATAATTTTGGTAGAGATTTAACTGATTTAGCTGAGAAAGGTAAATTAGACCCTGTTGTGGGTAGACAAAAAGAAATTGAGCGTGTTTCGCAAATTTTAAGTAGAAGAAAGAAAAATAATCCAATGTTAATTGGTGAACCTGGAGTTGGAAAATCTGCGATTGCAGAGGGTTTGGCTTTGAGAATTATAGAACGTAAAGTTTCTAGAATTTTATTTGACAAACGTATTGTTTCTTTAGATTTAGCAAGCCTAGTGGCGGGTACGAAATATAGAGGTCAATTCGAGGAACGTATGAAAGCTTTAATGAATGAGCTCGAAAAAAATGAAGACATTATTTTATTCATCGATGAAATTCACACCATTGTTGGTGCTGGTGGTGCAACCGGTTCTTTAGACGCATCAAACATGTTAAAGCCAGCTTTAGCAAGAGGAGAAATACAATGTATAGGAGCTACAACTTTAGATGAGTTTAGGACAAACATCGAAAAAGATGGCGCTCTAGAACGTCGTTTTCAAAAGGTAATTGTAGATCCTACCTCCGTAAAAGAAACCATTCAAATTTTACAAAATATTAAGAGCAAATACGAAGAACATCATCATGTTAATTATACAGATGATGCTATTGAAGCTTGTGTACAATTAACCAACAGATACATGACTGACAGATATCTTCCAGACAAAGCAATTGATGCTTTAGATGAAGCCGGATCTAGAATTCATATTACAAATATTATAGTTCCTCAGCAAGTTTTAGAGTTAGAATCACAATTAGAATTTATTAGGAATCATAAAACAAAAGCCGTTAATAGTCAGAAATATGAAGAAGCTGCCAAATTAAGGGATGATGAAAAGAACATGGAAGCGGCTTTGAACTCTGCTCAAAAACAATGGGAAGATGACTCTAAATTAAACAGAGAAATTGTTACAGAAGACAACGTTGCAGAAGTTGTTTCCATGATGACTGGTATTCCTGTAAATAGAGTCGCAGAAGCAGAAACGCATAGATTACATGAACTACCAGAGTTAATTAAAGGAAAAATAATAGGACAAAATGAAGCTGTTACTAAAGTTGTAAAAGCAATTCAGCGAAATAGAGTTGGATTAAAAGACCCAAACAAACCCATTGGTTCTTTTATTTTCCTAGGACAAACTGGTGTTGGAAAAACACAATTAGCGAAAGTTTTAGCGCGTGAATTATTTGACTCTGATGATTCTTTAATTAGAATTGATATGAGTGAATACATGGAGAAATTTGCTATATCTCGTTTAATTGGTGCACCTCCAGGTTATGTTGGATACGAAGAAGGAGGACAGTTAACTGAGAAAGTAAGAAGAAAACCGTATTCAGTTATTTTATTAGATGAAATTGAAAAAGCACATCCAGATGTATTTAATATGTTACTTCAGATTTTAGATGATGGATATATTACGGATAGTCTTGGACGTAAAATCGATTTTAGAAACACCATAATTATTATGACTTCTAATATTGGTGCGCGTCAATTAAAAGACTTTGGTGGTGGTGTAGGTTTTGGAACTTCATCGAAAAAAGAACAAGCAGATGCACATGCAAAATCTGTAATTGAAGGAGCTTTAAAGAAATCTTTTGCTCCTGAATTTTTAAACAGAATAGACGATGTAATTGTATTTAATGCTTTAGAAAGAGGAGACATTCATTCTATTATTGATATTGAGTTAGATAAATTACTGCATAGAATATCCGATTTGGGCTATACTTTAAAGTTAAGCGAAAAAGCAAAAGATTATATAGCAGATAAAGGTTTTGATAAAAAATATGGAGCAAGGCCACTTAAGAGAGCTATTCAGAAATATATAGAAGATGCTTTAGCTGAAGAAATCGTAAATTCTAAATTATCTGAAGGAGACACCATTACTATGGATTTTGATGATGATAAAAACAAACTCACCATCAAAATTAAAAAAGGTAAAAAGAAGCCTGAAACTAGAACAGAAACTGAATCTTAA